One genomic region from Candidatus Paceibacterota bacterium encodes:
- a CDS encoding YifB family Mg chelatase-like AAA ATPase: MSFAKVYSAQTSLLEAHIIDVEVDLSNGLHAFSIVGLPGKAVEESRDRVSAAIKNSGFTSPKNKNQKVIISLAPADLKKEGPAFDLGIALAYLLANEDISFDPTGKLFLGELSLDGELREINGTLPLVRKARQMGFKEVFLPAGNAEEAALIEGIAVFGARTLSEIINHLIAEAEEEASELPRLKKQPETKIPESSHEGVIDFGDIRGQESAKRGLLIAAAGRHNIVLYGPPGTGKTMLARAFADILPRLSFDEILEVTSIHSIAGTLDETLLTTPPFRSPHHTASYVSLVGGGTTPKPGEITLAHRGVLFLDEFPEFERRTIDALRQPLEERTITVTRAKGSARFPANFILVAAMNPPERDGIEQARFEKKISGPIVDRVDMWIEVGHIDHKMLGDNEERARESGTLREKVACARSIQRERFLGEEKTNNEMTVRDLGTHVPLEENVRNLLNTAAGKLDLSPRAYHRVVKLARTIADIDESEDVKDTHILEALQYRPRSFR; the protein is encoded by the coding sequence ATGAGTTTCGCCAAGGTCTACAGTGCACAAACCTCGCTCCTCGAAGCTCACATCATCGATGTTGAGGTAGACCTCTCAAACGGACTCCATGCATTCTCGATTGTCGGACTCCCCGGAAAGGCAGTTGAGGAATCGCGCGATCGCGTCTCAGCCGCAATCAAAAACTCAGGGTTCACCTCACCCAAAAACAAAAACCAAAAAGTTATCATCTCACTCGCGCCGGCCGACCTCAAGAAAGAGGGGCCGGCGTTTGATTTGGGTATTGCACTCGCATACCTCCTCGCAAACGAGGATATCTCATTTGACCCGACAGGGAAGCTCTTCTTGGGTGAACTCTCGCTTGATGGCGAGCTCCGCGAGATCAACGGCACACTCCCTTTAGTGCGCAAAGCGCGGCAAATGGGCTTTAAGGAAGTTTTTCTCCCAGCGGGAAACGCGGAAGAAGCCGCGCTCATCGAAGGAATCGCGGTCTTTGGTGCGCGTACACTCAGCGAGATCATCAACCACCTTATTGCTGAAGCGGAAGAAGAGGCGTCTGAGTTGCCGCGACTAAAGAAACAACCGGAAACCAAGATCCCTGAGAGCTCGCACGAAGGGGTGATCGACTTCGGCGACATTCGTGGACAAGAGTCTGCAAAGCGCGGCCTGCTCATTGCGGCTGCCGGTAGGCACAACATTGTGCTCTACGGTCCACCAGGCACAGGAAAAACCATGCTCGCCAGAGCGTTTGCAGACATTCTGCCTCGGCTTTCGTTTGATGAAATACTTGAAGTCACCTCAATTCACTCGATTGCCGGGACACTCGACGAGACACTCCTCACCACACCGCCATTCCGCTCACCACACCATACTGCGTCATATGTTTCACTTGTCGGCGGCGGTACCACCCCGAAGCCGGGTGAGATTACCCTCGCACACCGCGGAGTACTCTTCCTCGATGAATTTCCTGAGTTCGAACGGCGCACCATCGATGCGCTTCGCCAGCCACTTGAAGAGCGCACCATCACCGTGACTCGCGCCAAGGGTTCCGCGCGTTTCCCGGCGAACTTTATCCTTGTTGCCGCAATGAACCCGCCTGAGCGCGACGGTATTGAGCAAGCACGGTTCGAGAAGAAGATCTCGGGACCAATCGTCGATCGTGTCGACATGTGGATCGAGGTTGGGCACATCGACCACAAGATGCTCGGAGACAATGAGGAGCGAGCACGCGAATCGGGTACGCTTCGAGAGAAAGTTGCGTGCGCGCGAAGTATTCAACGCGAGCGATTCTTGGGGGAAGAGAAGACCAACAATGAGATGACGGTGCGCGACCTCGGCACGCATGTCCCACTTGAAGAGAATGTACGCAATCTGCTTAATACCGCCGCCGGCAAACTCGACCTCTCGCCGCGCGCATATCATCGCGTCGTCAAGCTCGCCCGCACCATCGCCGACATCGATGAAAGCGAAGATGTCAAAGATACCCACATCTTAGAAGCGCTCCAATATCGTCCGCGCAGTTTTCGATAA
- a CDS encoding TraR/DksA C4-type zinc finger protein, producing the protein MNTEHYKEKLETEKQTLEAQLQSIAQPSEETPGDWEAKGAGLDVDAADQNERADAVEEYETNIATLKDLELRYREVKDALERINTATYGTCSVCGETISEERLLANPAASTCSAHMNE; encoded by the coding sequence ATGAATACAGAACACTATAAAGAAAAATTAGAAACCGAGAAACAGACACTCGAAGCGCAACTTCAGAGTATTGCGCAGCCAAGTGAAGAAACTCCCGGAGACTGGGAGGCGAAAGGTGCGGGACTCGATGTCGATGCAGCTGATCAAAATGAGCGTGCAGACGCAGTCGAAGAGTACGAGACCAATATCGCAACACTTAAAGATCTTGAGTTGCGTTATCGAGAGGTGAAAGATGCTCTCGAGCGCATCAACACAGCGACGTACGGCACCTGCTCGGTGTGTGGTGAAACAATTAGCGAAGAGCGACTTCTTGCAAACCCGGCCGCATCAACCTGTAGCGCACATATGAACGAGTAG
- a CDS encoding NYN domain-containing protein — protein sequence MAVIKHKGQRVGVFIDTQNLYHSAKNLYKAKVNFGAILKSAVAGRELIRARAYVVTTESGEEASFFEALEKLGIEIKTKDLQVFYGGAKKADWDVGIAIDAIAAASKLDAVILASGDGDFVPMVEYLKNKEGCQVEVISFGKSSSSRLREACDDFIDMCDDPKKYLIGNRNWKFTRE from the coding sequence ATGGCAGTTATTAAACACAAGGGTCAGCGAGTTGGTGTATTCATCGACACGCAAAACCTCTACCACAGTGCAAAGAATCTTTACAAAGCAAAAGTAAACTTCGGCGCGATCCTCAAGAGCGCAGTCGCCGGACGAGAACTCATCCGCGCACGCGCATATGTCGTCACTACCGAAAGCGGGGAAGAGGCGAGCTTCTTTGAAGCACTCGAAAAATTAGGGATCGAGATCAAGACAAAAGACCTCCAGGTATTCTATGGCGGTGCAAAGAAAGCTGATTGGGATGTTGGAATCGCTATCGACGCAATCGCAGCAGCGTCAAAACTCGATGCGGTTATCCTCGCGTCCGGCGACGGAGACTTTGTCCCGATGGTTGAGTACCTTAAGAACAAAGAGGGATGCCAAGTTGAGGTTATCTCATTTGGAAAATCGTCGTCTTCACGGCTCCGTGAAGCATGCGACGACTTCATCGACATGTGTGACGATCCAAAGAAGTATCTCATTGGAAACCGCAACTGGAAATTCACTCGCGAGTAA
- the rpsO gene encoding 30S ribosomal protein S15: MLTKQKKARAIKTAQKHETDTGSAEVQVALLSKKIDALAAHLKKNTKDKHSRRGLLQMVADRRKHLKYLELNNKRSYNALIKKLGLKK; the protein is encoded by the coding sequence ATGTTAACAAAACAGAAAAAGGCGCGCGCAATCAAGACCGCGCAGAAACACGAGACAGACACCGGCTCAGCCGAGGTACAAGTCGCGCTTCTTTCGAAGAAAATTGACGCGCTTGCGGCACACCTCAAGAAGAACACCAAAGACAAGCATTCGCGCCGTGGACTTCTCCAAATGGTTGCAGACCGACGTAAACACCTTAAATATCTTGAACTAAACAACAAGCGCTCATACAACGCGCTTATCAAGAAACTTGGTCTGAAGAAGTAA
- a CDS encoding tyrosine-type recombinase/integrase: protein MNRDLKARKQEFLEYIEIERGRALKTVENYDRYLRRFFEFAKVKTAQDITEDKIRRYRLELNRAGLNRRTQNYYLIALRQFLKYLVKRGEEVLPPDTIELAKETGRDLNLISSVELERLLKAPKGSDLKALRDKAMLELLFSTGLRVSELCNLSRYLDWTRDEISVRGKGGKVRPVFISPDAKVAVEKYLKERTDTDEALFIYLGRGASRAEAHSGSLQLSTRSVERIVKHYAVKAGIDKRVTPHTLRHSFATDLLQNGADLRSVQALLGHANIATTQVYTHVTDVHLHNIHKKFHGKKRSNE from the coding sequence ATGAATAGAGATCTTAAGGCACGCAAACAAGAGTTTCTCGAATACATCGAGATCGAGCGCGGTCGCGCACTGAAGACGGTCGAGAATTATGACCGGTACCTCCGTCGTTTCTTTGAGTTCGCTAAAGTAAAGACGGCGCAGGATATAACAGAGGATAAGATTCGGCGCTACCGACTCGAATTGAATCGCGCTGGGCTCAATCGCCGAACACAAAACTACTACCTCATCGCACTGCGGCAGTTTCTTAAATACTTGGTAAAGCGCGGCGAAGAAGTATTGCCGCCTGATACCATTGAGCTTGCGAAAGAAACAGGGCGCGATCTCAATCTTATCTCCTCGGTCGAGCTAGAGCGGCTTCTTAAGGCTCCCAAAGGCTCAGATCTCAAGGCGCTCCGCGACAAAGCCATGCTCGAACTTCTCTTCTCGACCGGACTTCGCGTCTCGGAGCTCTGCAACCTTTCGCGTTACCTCGATTGGACTCGTGACGAGATCTCGGTCAGAGGCAAGGGTGGCAAGGTGCGACCAGTCTTCATCTCGCCGGATGCAAAGGTGGCAGTGGAGAAATATCTGAAGGAGCGTACCGACACTGACGAAGCCCTTTTCATCTACCTTGGGAGAGGTGCGTCACGTGCTGAGGCTCACTCCGGCTCACTCCAGCTCTCAACGCGGAGTGTTGAGCGTATTGTGAAGCATTATGCTGTTAAAGCAGGTATCGACAAACGTGTGACACCGCATACACTCCGGCATTCATTTGCAACCGATCTTCTCCAGAACGGTGCCGACCTTCGCTCGGTTCAGGCGCTCCTTGGTCACGCGAATATCGCGACAACACAGGTGTACACACACGTGACAGATGTGCATTTGCACAACATTCACAAGAAATTTCACGGGAAGAAACGGAGTAATGAATAA
- a CDS encoding exodeoxyribonuclease III, whose translation MKLMSWNVNGIRAVDRKGVFVPFIKKHQPDILCLQETKAQQEQSPIDLPDYIEYWNSAEKKGYSGTAIFTKEKPIAVMNDLPEHIAKKYKVGDDGYGNPNTEGRIIAAEFKKFFVVTVYTPNSKGDLSRLSLRYKQWDPAFLEYCKELEEKKPVIFCGDLNVAHKEQDLAHPKPNEGKHGFTREEREGVDNMINAGFIDTFRHLTPEGNGYYTWWSHWHKARERNVGWRIDYIFASRKFEKKLTSAEIHPEVMGSDHCPVEVEFEM comes from the coding sequence ATGAAACTCATGTCATGGAATGTGAACGGCATCCGTGCGGTGGACCGTAAGGGCGTATTCGTGCCGTTCATTAAGAAGCATCAGCCGGATATTCTCTGCCTTCAGGAGACCAAAGCACAGCAAGAACAGTCCCCTATCGATCTTCCCGATTATATCGAGTACTGGAACAGTGCCGAGAAAAAAGGCTACTCCGGTACCGCTATTTTTACGAAAGAAAAGCCGATCGCGGTTATGAATGACCTTCCCGAGCATATTGCGAAGAAATACAAGGTGGGAGACGATGGCTACGGCAATCCAAACACCGAAGGACGCATCATTGCAGCCGAGTTTAAGAAGTTCTTCGTGGTAACGGTCTATACCCCGAATTCAAAAGGTGACCTCTCTCGCCTCTCGCTCCGCTATAAGCAGTGGGATCCCGCCTTTCTCGAATACTGCAAAGAGTTGGAGGAGAAAAAACCAGTCATCTTCTGCGGCGACCTTAATGTGGCGCACAAAGAGCAGGATCTCGCACACCCAAAGCCAAATGAAGGCAAGCATGGTTTCACCAGAGAAGAGCGTGAGGGCGTGGATAACATGATAAACGCCGGGTTTATCGATACATTCCGTCACCTCACCCCCGAGGGCAATGGCTACTACACGTGGTGGAGCCACTGGCATAAGGCACGCGAGCGTAACGTTGGCTGGCGTATCGACTACATTTTTGCAAGCAGAAAGTTTGAAAAGAAGCTTACAAGTGCTGAAATCCACCCTGAGGTCATGGGCTCAGACCACTGCCCGGTTGAGGTTGAGTTTGAGATGTAG
- a CDS encoding NUDIX hydrolase — protein sequence MKGIAMEAAVTIALLDAAGDVLLVRDLGHTDPQWKFPGGHVKPEETPAVAVIRETKEESGVSVSENLLQVLDTELRPSREGGTHKHIFFGATLPGTFKERGLKDYGASGEETRIVSLHKLDSLLEFEPHRALLKKLHNQAFYA from the coding sequence ATGAAAGGAATCGCTATGGAAGCCGCAGTTACCATAGCTTTGCTCGACGCTGCTGGAGACGTTCTCCTTGTTAGGGACTTGGGACATACGGATCCTCAATGGAAGTTCCCCGGCGGACATGTAAAACCCGAGGAGACCCCTGCGGTCGCCGTGATACGGGAAACTAAAGAAGAATCCGGTGTTAGTGTATCAGAAAACCTCCTTCAGGTTCTTGATACTGAACTTCGACCCTCTCGGGAAGGCGGAACACATAAGCATATCTTCTTCGGCGCAACACTTCCCGGTACATTCAAAGAGCGCGGTCTTAAAGACTACGGCGCAAGTGGTGAAGAGACTCGTATTGTTTCACTTCACAAGCTTGATTCGCTGCTTGAGTTTGAACCACACCGCGCTCTATTGAAAAAACTGCACAATCAGGCCTTTTATGCCTAA